In one Desulfobaculum bizertense DSM 18034 genomic region, the following are encoded:
- a CDS encoding helix-turn-helix domain-containing protein, whose amino-acid sequence MLATSKPKGYDRLIATRHITSKNLLLTSFLEKATTPDHLFFLGNVDNGASLGKAAWQRRKNIGWTQKQLAEKSCVGVRFISEFESGKSTAKITDIFQLLDALDLQFLNHWHNTEQNKLSLFH is encoded by the coding sequence TTGCTCGCCACCTCCAAACCAAAGGGGTATGACAGGCTCATCGCAACTCGTCATATCACGAGTAAAAATCTCCTTCTCACAAGCTTTCTCGAAAAAGCAACCACACCAGATCATCTTTTCTTCTTAGGAAACGTCGACAATGGTGCATCCCTTGGCAAAGCAGCTTGGCAACGGCGCAAGAATATTGGATGGACCCAAAAGCAACTTGCGGAGAAGAGTTGCGTGGGCGTTCGCTTCATCTCTGAATTTGAAAGCGGGAAATCTACTGCAAAAATCACGGATATTTTCCAACTCCTTGACGCCTTGGATCTCCAGTTTCTCAACCATTGGCACAATACAGAACAAAATAAGCTCTCGCTTTTTCATTAG
- a CDS encoding site-specific integrase, with product MSRKMITAAPGVRYYEHEERKHGIRKDRYFFIRFQVDGKRREEGLGWSSEGWTVEKAVQCLMKFKNAAKTGDGPRSFRELRERERQAAAKKAQKGTVEELFQGYVENLRQRERKSVGEVERSLLTGKNNAANALGRTKPAMDVRTSDVKLFLRSLYLDRSKSMAHHMRLYLSAAFNFGIGNEHDYTRAHSEVSFGLSVNPVAAIPADHHVIKPGNRNLSSQEIKSAWNGIAERHCDSATVQALQLLIAIGEPRVNEVLQASKVEFDLEAGTWTLPGGRSKNRRQHKLPLSERALSLVKERFDQVDGPYLFPKKGTPKSPMPCSSLNRAVRRMCEDIAMERFTPRDLRRTCRTRLADAGVPGYLLNIYFNHGQQGVGEIHYDRSDHLKEKNEVMQKWSSLLDSWLGDTDSPSGRKIIPFPVAGHG from the coding sequence ATGTCCAGAAAAATGATAACAGCGGCCCCCGGCGTTCGCTATTACGAGCATGAAGAGCGAAAGCATGGAATACGCAAGGACCGTTACTTTTTTATTCGTTTTCAGGTTGACGGTAAAAGGCGTGAAGAAGGACTTGGTTGGTCAAGTGAAGGATGGACAGTGGAAAAAGCTGTTCAGTGTCTTATGAAGTTTAAGAATGCAGCCAAAACAGGTGATGGCCCCAGAAGTTTCAGAGAGCTCCGAGAAAGAGAGCGCCAGGCTGCAGCAAAGAAAGCTCAGAAGGGTACAGTAGAGGAGCTTTTTCAGGGGTACGTGGAGAATTTGCGTCAGCGAGAGCGAAAGAGTGTTGGTGAAGTTGAGCGGTCTCTCCTTACGGGAAAGAATAATGCAGCGAATGCACTTGGACGAACGAAGCCTGCTATGGACGTTAGAACGAGTGATGTGAAGCTTTTTTTGAGGAGTTTGTATCTCGATCGATCCAAGAGCATGGCCCATCATATGCGGCTTTATTTGAGTGCTGCTTTTAATTTTGGAATTGGCAACGAACATGACTATACACGGGCCCATTCTGAGGTTTCATTTGGGTTGTCCGTAAATCCTGTTGCTGCGATTCCTGCGGATCATCATGTGATAAAGCCAGGAAATCGTAACTTGTCTTCTCAGGAAATAAAAAGCGCCTGGAACGGGATTGCAGAGCGTCATTGTGATTCTGCGACGGTGCAGGCATTGCAACTGCTCATTGCAATAGGAGAACCTCGAGTGAATGAGGTCCTTCAGGCATCAAAGGTTGAGTTTGACCTTGAGGCAGGGACGTGGACTCTTCCAGGCGGGCGTTCAAAAAACAGACGTCAGCACAAGCTCCCACTCTCGGAGCGAGCCCTCAGTCTTGTAAAAGAGCGTTTCGATCAGGTGGATGGACCTTACTTGTTTCCAAAGAAAGGGACGCCAAAAAGTCCGATGCCTTGCTCTAGCCTGAATAGGGCGGTGCGAAGAATGTGTGAGGATATTGCGATGGAGCGTTTTACTCCGCGTGACCTCCGGCGAACATGCAGAACTCGGCTAGCTGACGCGGGCGTGCCCGGGTATTTGCTGAATATTTACTTTAACCACGGGCAGCAAGGTGTCGGTGAGATCCACTACGATAGATCTGACCACCTTAAAGAGAAGAATGAAGTTATGCAGAAGTGGTCCTCATTGCTTGATTCGTGGCTGGGAGATACCGACTCGCCATCTGGCCGAAAGATTATTCCATTCCCTGTTGCTGGGCATGGATGA